A stretch of Maniola hyperantus chromosome 15, iAphHyp1.2, whole genome shotgun sequence DNA encodes these proteins:
- the LOC117988773 gene encoding PRKR-interacting protein 1 homolog: MSTKEKDEEKKPIVIKNATDLQRLKLEKLMKNPDKPVVIPDGPKQKSLGPPPDFVRNVMGSSAGAGSGEFHVYRHLRRKEYARQKFIQEKSDKEKLDDEYHSKIEENKKKAEEKTAKKRAKRLKRKQKAKTKEKKPKTTDSKDCKESASSDESSDEENETNQKDTEYSISSPKKNDAL; the protein is encoded by the exons atgaGCACAAAAGAAAAGGACGAAGAAAAGAAACCAATCGTAATTAAAAATGCGACGGATCTTCAGAGGTTAAAACTTGAAAAGCTGATGAAAAATCCA GACAAACCGGTTGTGATACCAGATGGACCTAAGCAAAAATCACTGGGTCCACCGCCAGATTTTGTCCGTAATGTAATGGGATCAAGTGCTGGTGCTGGTTCTGGAGAATTCCATGTTTACAGACATCTAAGAAGAAAAGAATATGCTAGGCAAAAGTTCATACAAGAAAAGAGTGACAAG gaaaaactagatgatgaatATCACAGTAAaatagaagaaaataaaaagaaagcaGAAGAAAAAACAGCCAAGAAGAGGGCTAAGAGGTTAAAGAGAAAACAAAAAGCAAAGACCAAAGAGAAAAAGCCTAAAACTACAGACAGTAAAGATTGCAAGGAATCGGCTAGTAGTGATGAGTCAAGTGACGAAGAGAATGAAACCAATCAGAAAGATACTGAATATTCGATATCAAGTCCAAAAAAAAATGATGCATTATAA
- the LOC138403376 gene encoding uncharacterized protein PF3D7_1120000-like produces the protein MTMNKSLSDPNIDDICQRDTTPPNFMSIRHKRKRDEDITSELCIFREEMKNMIKSLFSVQEQELKKISPTLKDIQVTNRNIENTIAFLTSQNEEFKAKIDKLESQAKEDRKYINTLEEKIEDIQRTSRKANFEIKNVPKKVNETKEDLIEMVSCLSKCVDSSITANDINDIYRVRGKKDGIKNTPIVVETSSTILKAELLKRCKSYNVKYNSKLCAKNLGHRTAEDTPIFVSDHLTPKGAHLFFLARELIKTKAYRFCWTAYGKVLIRKDENSPIITIKNEAQIPYLLQGP, from the coding sequence atgacaatGAACAAGTCGTTATCAGATCCCAATATAGATGATATTTGTCAAAGGGATACTACACCgccaaattttatgtcaattCGACACAAAAGAAAACGGGATGAGGACATAACTTCAGAATTATGCATTTTTCGGgaagaaatgaaaaatatgattAAATCTCTGTTTTCGGTGCAAGAACAAGAATTAAAGAAAATATCACCCACTCTTAAGGATATTCAAGTAACGAATCGTAATATTGAGAATACTATTGCATTTTTGACCAGTCAGAATGAGGAGTTTAAAGCAAAAATCGACAAATTGGAATCACAGGCTAAAGAAGATAGGAAATATATTAATACTCTAGAAGAAAAAATAGAGGACATACAAAGAACAAGTAGAAAAgccaattttgaaataaaaaatgtaccCAAAAAAGTCAACGAAACAAAAGAGGACCTTATAGAAATGGTCAGCTGCTTGTCCAAATGTGTTGACAGCAGCATAACAGCTAATGACATTAATGATATTTACAGAGTACGCGGGAAGAAAGATGGTATTAAGAACACACCAATAGTAGTTGAAACCTCCTCTACTATACTAAAGGCCGAACTTTTAAAAAGGTGTAAAAGCTACAACGTTAAATACAATTCAAAACTATGTGCCAAAAACCTGGGACACCGTACTGCAGAAGACACTCCTATTTTTGTGTCGGATCATCTTACCCCTAAAGGGGCCCATCTCTTTTTTCTGGCACGCGAGCTCATAAAGACGAAGGCATACAGATTTTGCTGGACAGCCTACGGCAAAGTACTAATAAGAAAGGATGAAAATTCCCCAATTATCACAATAAAAAATGAAGCTCAAATTCCGTATCTTTTGCAAGGACCGTGA